One stretch of Candidatus Eisenbacteria bacterium DNA includes these proteins:
- the queA gene encoding tRNA preQ1(34) S-adenosylmethionine ribosyltransferase-isomerase QueA has translation MRLGDLDYELPPELIAQEPAAERSAARLLVLDRATGAIRHDRIAGLPAMLRRGDLLVLNDTRVIPARVRGRRPTGGRVEVLVCEPVDVSRGIWTVLAKGAARVGERVHFADGGGEWIRDLGEGRWHLRLDVGRPVLAWLETAGEVPLPPYIRRPEGPSAADLDRYQTLFARVPGAVAAPTAGLHFTPALLGALEEAGVAYVFVTLHVGPGTFLPIRTDDLADYRMAPERYAISASAASAIGRALREQRRVVAVGTTTVRALESAAVRGDALAGAGEAGLFIQPGHEFRVVGAMLTNFHLPRTPLLAMVAALAGWERVRAAYEEAVRARYRFYSYGDAMLIV, from the coding sequence CGGAGCTGATCGCGCAGGAGCCGGCGGCCGAGCGGAGCGCCGCGCGGCTCCTGGTGCTCGATCGCGCGACCGGGGCGATCCGACACGACCGGATCGCGGGCTTGCCGGCCATGCTGCGGCGCGGGGATCTGCTCGTGCTCAACGACACGCGGGTCATTCCCGCGCGCGTACGGGGGCGGCGGCCGACGGGCGGACGCGTGGAGGTGCTGGTGTGCGAGCCCGTCGACGTGTCGCGCGGCATCTGGACCGTGCTGGCCAAGGGCGCCGCGCGCGTCGGCGAGCGCGTCCACTTCGCGGACGGGGGCGGCGAATGGATCCGCGACCTGGGCGAGGGACGCTGGCACCTTCGCCTCGACGTCGGCCGGCCGGTGCTCGCGTGGCTCGAGACGGCCGGCGAGGTGCCGCTGCCGCCGTACATCCGCCGGCCGGAGGGACCGTCGGCAGCGGACCTCGACCGCTACCAGACGCTGTTCGCGCGCGTCCCTGGCGCGGTGGCGGCGCCGACGGCGGGGCTGCACTTCACGCCGGCGCTGCTCGGCGCCCTCGAGGAGGCGGGCGTGGCGTACGTCTTCGTCACGCTGCACGTGGGGCCCGGCACGTTCCTGCCGATCCGCACCGACGACCTGGCGGACTATCGGATGGCACCCGAGCGCTACGCCATTTCGGCGAGCGCGGCGTCCGCCATCGGGCGCGCCCTGCGCGAGCAGCGCCGGGTGGTCGCCGTCGGTACGACGACGGTGCGCGCCCTCGAGTCGGCGGCGGTGCGAGGGGACGCTCTCGCGGGCGCGGGCGAGGCGGGCCTCTTCATCCAGCCAGGGCACGAGTTCCGCGTCGTGGGCGCGATGCTGACGAACTTCCACCTCCCACGGACGCCGCTCCTCGCCATGGTCGCGGCGCTCGCTGGCTGGGAACGCGTTCGTGCGGCATACGAGGAGGCCGTGCGCGCGCGATACCGCTTCTACAGCTACGGCGACGCGATGCTGATCGTCTGA